In candidate division WOR-3 bacterium, the sequence TCCTATCTTTACTTTTTTCTTTTGAGGTCATAAGTTGTAGAAAAAATACTCAAAAAGAAGAAAGCTTTACTTTCATTGAGAAAGAAGAATTTAAAGACCTCTTACTAAACGAAAAAGAAGTTAAATCTTTTATTAAAGCTTTCCCTGTGGCAAAAAGGATTATGAAAGAGAAAGAAGAGTCTCTTGAAGATCTGTTCAGTAATAAAACTATTCTTCTAAAAATTTCTAATTTAGAAAAAAACCTCCTGAAAGAACTTGACAAAGCTCTAAGAAAATATGGATTTACTGGTGAAAGTTTCTTCAAAACCTCTTATAAAATATTAGGATGTTTCACTTATATGCAGATAGAAGAAAGCCAAAAAGAAAATATAAAAAATATGGAAAAACTGCTTGATAATCCTAATATTTCTAAAAGACAAAAAGCAGAGATAGAAAAAGACCTTAAAGAGCTAAAAGGACTAGAAGAGACAGATGAAATGAAAGCTCATAAAGAAAACTGGAAAATTTTGGGAAAATATAAAGAAGAAATTTCTAAACTTTTTTCCTCAGCAAGTTAATTTCTTTACTTTTAATCCTATGGATAAATTTTTAGATTTAGTAAGAATTTTAAGAAAAAAATGCCCTTGGGATAGAGAACAGACTTTAGAAAGTTTAATCCCTCAACTCATAGAAGAAACCTACGAACTTAACTCTGAAGTATCTAAAAAAGACATAGAAAAAATTATTGAAGAATATGGAGATATCCTTCTGACAGTCCTTATGATGGGTGTTATTTTGGAAGAAAAAGGGATCAGCCTTAAAAAAATCTTAAAAAGAGTTTCTAAGAAAATGATTGAACGGCATCCCCATGTTTTTGGAAATGAAAAAGCAACTTCTTCAGAGGAAGTCCTTGAAAAATGGGAAAAAATAAAAGCAAAAGCTTGGAAAATTGGGAGAGGATTACCAGCTCTTCTTCGTTCAGCTAAAATTCAGAAAAGAGCTTCAAGAAAAGGGTTTGACTGGGAAAATATTCAAGGTGTGTTTGAAAAAATAGAAGAAGAACTAACAGAACTTAAAAACTCAAAAGACAAAGAAGAAAAAATAGAAGAATTGGGTGACATACTTTTCGCAGTCGCACATCTTGGAAATTTTCTAAATATTAACCCAGAAATCGCCTTACAAAGAGCGAATGATAAATTTGAAAAACGCTTTTACAAACTTGAGAAATTATTAAAAAATAGGAAAATAAAAGAGCTTTCCCAAGAAGACCTCGAAACAATCTGGGAAAAAGTTAAAAATAACAGTGATTAAATGTTACTATTTTTACTTTCAATAACAGTAAATAAAAGCAATCTTTATTTAGAAACTCGCCTCTTTAATAATAGTGCTTATTCAGATTATATTTATATAACAACTGACGAAGGAGGCATTCTTTCTTTTAATCCTGAAGATAGTTCATGGGCCACAATAAATTCTATTTCCGGTCTCCCCTCTAACAAAACAAAAGAGATTTTCATAAGAGGAGATTCTGTTTTTGTTCTTCTAAATGGAGGCATCGTAATTCTCAATAAAAGACTAGAAAGAATAAATTTCCAGGAAATAAATTCTCTATTTTTCTCAGACACCTCCATCTATACAATCAAGATAAATAAAGATAAAGTTCTTCTCGGATCCTCAAGAGGAATTCAGTGGTTTAACTTAAAAGATTTTGGCGCTCTTTCCAAAAAAGTAGAAAATAAAGATTATGGCTTTAAAGTTTTTGAAATCTTACCCCTTGACACTTGTTTTTTAGTCGGAACAAATAGAGGTGTTTACAAAATATCTTCTAATTTAAACGATACACTATTGATTAAACCCTTAGGAGAAACTTATTCTATTTTAGTTTCTCATCTTGGAATCTGGGCTGGTGGAAGTTGGGGATGCAAAGAAATTTTATCTGATACAGG encodes:
- the mazG gene encoding nucleoside triphosphate pyrophosphohydrolase, coding for MDKFLDLVRILRKKCPWDREQTLESLIPQLIEETYELNSEVSKKDIEKIIEEYGDILLTVLMMGVILEEKGISLKKILKRVSKKMIERHPHVFGNEKATSSEEVLEKWEKIKAKAWKIGRGLPALLRSAKIQKRASRKGFDWENIQGVFEKIEEELTELKNSKDKEEKIEELGDILFAVAHLGNFLNINPEIALQRANDKFEKRFYKLEKLLKNRKIKELSQEDLETIWEKVKNNSD